The Rissa tridactyla isolate bRisTri1 chromosome 16, bRisTri1.patW.cur.20221130, whole genome shotgun sequence genome includes a window with the following:
- the LOC128918506 gene encoding C-type natriuretic peptide 1-like, with translation MKMNLKLLFCPGFLLLLIVSQNQARARPTSSLQSLSKLLDEDLEHPLLSEERDREQDDMIPTGAFDQQDPEFQWAQNTRDQPESMSTGDSAVQRFFSDLLKLPRRYRGRSKKGLSRGCFGVKLDRIGSLSGLGC, from the exons ATGAAGATGAACCTGAAACTTCTTTTTTGTCCTGGATTCCTTCTGCTGCTTATTGTCAGTCAAAACCAGGCAAGGGCCAGGCCCACTTCCAGCTTACAG agTCTGTCCAAACTGTTAGATGAGGACCTGGAGCATCCCCTGCTCTCAGAAGAGAGGGACCGTGAGCAAGATGACATGATCCCAACAGGTGCCTTTGACCAGCAAGACCCTGAATTCCAGTGGGCCCAAAACACCAGGGACCAGCCTGAGAGCATGTCCACGGGTGATAGTGCTGTCCAGAGGTTCTTCAGCGATCTCCTAAAATTACCCCGTAGATACCGAGGTAGAAGCAAAAAGGGCCTCTCCAGGGGCTGTTTTGGTGTCAAGCTGGACAGAATCGGGTCACTGAGTGGACTGGGATGCTAA